A portion of the Ktedonobacterales bacterium genome contains these proteins:
- the rny gene encoding ribonuclease Y, whose protein sequence is MTLLLPDWILIPAGAFAVLSLLLGIYIGGIRGTNRYNQKLRVQQEEYERRLLEVQEHQRDVLREAKEETAKFRTTIEAENRERRAEIKRQEQRLFQKEETLERKTDNLERRERGLATKERQLDQLREELETVKRQQLAELEQIAGLSAEEAKALLIASIEEQARKDAARRVHEIETTAREEAEQKAREIITLAIQRCASDQVSDVTVSVVPLPNDEMKGRIIGREGRNIRALEAATGVDLIIDDTPEAVILSGFDPVRREVARVALTKLILDGRIHPARIEDVVAKARQDVENIIREEGDRALLESNVHALPPELVKILGRLHFRTSYGQNVLNHSIEVSVLAGTMAAELGADVKVCKEAGLLHDMGKAIDQEVEGPHAIIGGEIARRYNRSPKVIHAMVAHHATEAEPQSLEAAIVQAADAISAARPGARRETIDLYIKRLEALETIANSFIGVEKSFAIQAGREVRIIVKPEEIDELAAARLASEIARKIEENLDYPGQIKICVVRETRSVDYAK, encoded by the coding sequence GTGACTCTCTTGCTTCCCGATTGGATACTTATTCCAGCCGGCGCGTTCGCAGTATTGAGCCTCTTGTTGGGGATTTATATCGGCGGCATTCGCGGTACGAACCGATATAATCAGAAGCTGCGTGTCCAACAAGAGGAATATGAGCGGCGACTGCTGGAAGTGCAGGAACATCAACGCGATGTCCTGCGCGAAGCGAAAGAAGAAACGGCCAAGTTTCGTACTACGATTGAAGCTGAGAACCGCGAACGACGAGCCGAAATCAAACGACAAGAGCAGCGATTGTTTCAGAAGGAGGAAACGCTCGAACGCAAAACTGATAACCTTGAACGGCGCGAGCGTGGACTTGCCACGAAAGAGCGCCAACTTGATCAACTTCGTGAAGAACTGGAAACCGTCAAGCGACAGCAGCTTGCCGAATTGGAACAAATTGCTGGCCTGAGCGCCGAAGAAGCCAAAGCCCTCTTGATAGCCAGCATCGAAGAACAGGCGCGCAAGGATGCCGCGCGGCGCGTACATGAGATCGAAACCACTGCCCGCGAAGAGGCCGAGCAGAAAGCGCGCGAAATTATTACCCTGGCTATTCAACGCTGCGCCTCCGATCAGGTCTCGGATGTGACCGTTTCGGTGGTCCCCCTGCCGAACGATGAGATGAAAGGCCGCATCATCGGACGCGAGGGCCGCAACATCCGGGCGCTTGAAGCAGCTACCGGCGTTGACCTCATTATTGATGACACCCCTGAAGCCGTTATCCTTTCGGGCTTCGATCCTGTGCGCCGCGAGGTGGCGCGAGTCGCGCTCACCAAACTCATTCTGGACGGGCGCATTCATCCAGCGCGCATCGAAGATGTCGTCGCCAAAGCGCGCCAGGATGTCGAGAATATTATCCGCGAAGAGGGCGACCGCGCCCTGCTGGAATCCAACGTTCACGCGCTGCCGCCTGAACTGGTGAAAATCCTGGGCCGCCTGCATTTTCGCACCAGCTACGGGCAAAACGTCCTCAACCACTCTATCGAGGTGTCCGTCCTGGCCGGAACGATGGCCGCTGAACTGGGCGCTGACGTGAAAGTGTGTAAAGAGGCTGGGCTGCTCCACGATATGGGCAAGGCCATTGACCAGGAAGTCGAAGGCCCACATGCCATCATCGGTGGCGAGATCGCCCGTCGGTATAACCGCTCGCCCAAAGTGATTCACGCGATGGTGGCGCACCACGCTACCGAAGCCGAGCCACAGTCGCTGGAAGCGGCGATTGTCCAGGCCGCCGATGCCATTTCAGCAGCCCGACCCGGCGCGCGGCGCGAGACCATTGATCTCTATATCAAGCGACTCGAAGCCCTGGAGACTATCGCCAATTCCTTCATTGGCGTCGAAAAGTCGTTTGCCATTCAGGCGGGGCGCGAAGTGCGCATCATCGTCAAACCTGAAGAGATTGACGAGCTTGCGGCGGCGCGCCTTGCCAGCGAGATCGCGCGGAAGATCGAAGAAAACCTGGATTACCCGGGCCAGATTAAAATCTGCGTAGTGCGCGAAACACGCTCCGTTGACTATGCCAAATAG
- the nadB gene encoding L-aspartate oxidase, with the protein MTFARPEWGAEQQADVAVIGGGVAGLSLALSLPSSLHIVLLTKGALGESNTRYAQGGLAAAVGSDDSPDLHLRDTLIAGAGLCDETAVRLLVKQAPDAVRWLINTGAEFDRKDAAQHPAATLSERQEATAFETYMMGHEAAHSRRRVLHAHGDATGAEIERALVAAVRARANITIYEQAFAQEVLLQDGQCCGILALDHSGRWFRLQTQATVLANGGAGRLWLRTSNPPLATADGLALAWRAGAALADLEFTQFHPTVLVTPAGSGSAFLISEAVRGEGAYLRNQAGERFMPRYHPDAELAPRDVVARAILSEMLREGAGARAPSAYLDLRHLPGEAMRARFPTIAAICAQHGLDLARDLIPVAPAAHYFMGGVAVDTWGRTTLPRLYAIGEVACTGVHGANRLASNSLLEGLVFGRRAAAAITQTLVGGKHVGVQTETDADTPSAWPDATRLFTDKHSSVQTLSTTTITAHAPITDARIQSALQRIMWEHVSLYRDEEGMQQASLALKRLIEEAATEMQAGETPEGNAAVDQRPDASTSRALAGYETTNMLQIAQLIITAARQRRESRGSHYRNDYPATDPALAGRHTLLINAALLPPEREPACIQEASHV; encoded by the coding sequence ATGACATTCGCCAGACCTGAGTGGGGAGCCGAGCAGCAAGCCGATGTTGCCGTTATTGGTGGAGGGGTTGCCGGACTCTCGCTCGCCCTCTCACTTCCATCCTCGCTGCATATCGTCCTGCTGACCAAAGGCGCGCTGGGCGAGAGCAACACGCGCTACGCCCAGGGCGGTTTGGCCGCTGCTGTGGGCAGCGATGACTCCCCTGATCTGCACCTGCGAGATACGCTGATTGCGGGCGCGGGCCTCTGCGACGAAACCGCTGTGCGCCTCCTGGTAAAGCAAGCTCCAGACGCTGTGCGCTGGCTCATCAACACAGGCGCAGAGTTTGATCGCAAGGATGCTGCCCAACACCCAGCCGCCACTCTCTCCGAGCGCCAGGAAGCCACCGCCTTTGAGACGTATATGATGGGCCACGAGGCCGCCCATAGCCGACGACGGGTTCTGCACGCTCACGGCGATGCCACCGGCGCGGAGATTGAGCGCGCGCTGGTCGCGGCTGTGCGGGCAAGAGCCAACATCACCATCTACGAGCAGGCTTTCGCGCAAGAGGTGCTCTTGCAAGACGGGCAGTGCTGCGGCATTCTGGCGCTTGACCATTCCGGCAGATGGTTCCGGCTTCAGACACAGGCTACGGTCCTGGCGAACGGAGGCGCGGGGCGCCTCTGGCTGCGCACTTCCAATCCACCGCTGGCAACAGCGGACGGCCTGGCGCTGGCCTGGAGAGCAGGCGCGGCGCTCGCCGATCTGGAGTTCACCCAATTTCACCCTACAGTGCTGGTCACGCCCGCTGGCAGCGGCTCGGCTTTCTTGATCTCTGAAGCGGTGCGCGGTGAGGGCGCGTACCTGCGCAACCAGGCTGGCGAACGCTTCATGCCGCGCTATCACCCCGATGCCGAGCTAGCGCCGCGCGATGTTGTGGCTCGCGCCATCCTGAGCGAGATGCTGCGTGAAGGCGCTGGCGCGCGCGCGCCCAGCGCCTATCTGGACCTGCGCCATCTTCCCGGCGAAGCCATGCGCGCCCGCTTCCCAACGATTGCTGCCATCTGCGCCCAACACGGCCTTGATCTGGCACGCGACCTCATTCCAGTCGCGCCCGCCGCGCACTATTTTATGGGCGGCGTTGCCGTAGATACCTGGGGGCGTACAACGCTCCCCCGGCTCTATGCCATCGGCGAAGTGGCCTGTACTGGCGTTCACGGAGCCAATCGGCTCGCCAGCAATTCGCTGCTAGAGGGATTGGTCTTTGGTCGCCGCGCCGCAGCAGCCATCACACAAACGCTGGTTGGCGGCAAGCATGTCGGCGTGCAAACGGAAACTGATGCTGACACGCCCTCAGCCTGGCCCGATGCAACGCGCCTCTTCACCGACAAGCATAGTTCAGTCCAGACGTTATCAACCACCACAATCACTGCTCACGCTCCTATCACCGATGCGCGCATTCAGAGCGCGCTTCAGCGCATCATGTGGGAGCATGTCTCGCTCTACCGTGATGAGGAGGGTATGCAGCAGGCTTCACTGGCGCTCAAACGGCTGATTGAGGAGGCTGCAACCGAGATGCAGGCGGGCGAAACGCCAGAGGGCAATGCCGCTGTTGATCAGCGGCCTGACGCCAGCACCAGTAGAGCATTGGCAGGCTATGAAACCACGAATATGTTACAGATTGCGCAACTGATTATCACCGCCGCCCGCCAGCGACGCGAGAGTCGCGGCAGCCACTATCGCAACGACTACCCAGCGACGGACCCCGCGCTTGCGGGACGACATACCCTTCTGATCAACGCCGCACTTCTACCACCGGAGCGCGAGCCAGCGTGTATTCAGGAGGCCAGCCATGTATAA
- a CDS encoding adenine phosphoribosyltransferase: protein MADAVDLSVPLGHQERADWLKSIIRDIPDFPTLGILFRDITPLLKDVRAFRVALEGLAEPFKDAGIEQVIGVESRGFIFGAPLALLLHAGFVPVRKFGKLPAETIHVEYALEYGSNTVEIHTDGIQRGQKVLVVDDLLATGGTVGAALDLVQRLGGDVVGIAFLVELTALQGRQRLAGQNIFSLIQY from the coding sequence ATGGCGGATGCTGTTGATTTGAGCGTGCCTCTCGGCCACCAGGAGCGCGCTGATTGGCTGAAGAGCATTATTCGGGATATTCCCGATTTCCCTACGCTGGGTATTTTGTTCCGCGATATTACGCCGCTGCTCAAGGATGTGCGTGCGTTCCGTGTCGCGCTGGAGGGGCTGGCGGAGCCATTTAAGGATGCAGGTATCGAGCAGGTGATCGGGGTCGAGTCGCGGGGCTTTATTTTTGGCGCGCCCCTGGCGCTCCTCCTGCATGCGGGTTTTGTGCCGGTGCGCAAGTTTGGAAAACTTCCTGCCGAGACTATCCATGTGGAATATGCGCTTGAATATGGCTCTAACACCGTGGAGATTCATACCGATGGCATCCAGCGAGGGCAGAAGGTGCTGGTGGTGGATGATCTGCTGGCGACTGGCGGCACCGTCGGCGCGGCGCTTGATCTGGTACAACGTTTAGGCGGTGATGTCGTGGGCATCGCCTTCCTCGTTGAACTTACGGCGTTGCAGGGCCGCCAGCGCCTTGCCGGGCAGAATATCTTCTCACTCATCCAGTATTAG
- a CDS encoding PHP domain-containing protein produces MKIDLHTHSTASDGLYTPAELIKLAREAGLSIIALTDHDTTNGLEPALAAGQARQLEVIPGIEINTDISGAEVHVLGYFLEYQQAAFQQTLQTLREMRVTRAQRMVAKLQALGLNITWERVRELAAGTVGRPHVAAALVEGGYAASVADAFNRYLGRNGPGYVPRYKLAPLDAIKLINSVHGLPVMAHPAGISGLEHLLPSLCEAGLVGIEVYYGEYDAQTVEYLKSLADYYHLIPTGGSDYHGPGIHPTQLGARAVPEESVARLRTSALERRRTPAPAFELPPYRM; encoded by the coding sequence ATGAAGATTGACCTTCACACCCATTCAACCGCTTCTGATGGACTCTATACCCCGGCTGAACTCATCAAGCTTGCCCGCGAAGCTGGTCTATCAATCATCGCGCTCACCGATCACGACACGACCAACGGCCTGGAGCCTGCACTGGCTGCCGGGCAAGCTCGACAGCTTGAAGTCATTCCCGGCATCGAGATCAATACCGACATCTCCGGCGCGGAGGTGCATGTACTCGGTTATTTTCTTGAGTATCAGCAGGCCGCTTTCCAGCAAACCCTGCAAACGCTGCGCGAGATGCGCGTGACCCGCGCCCAGCGCATGGTTGCGAAATTACAGGCGCTCGGACTCAACATCACCTGGGAGCGCGTGCGGGAACTGGCGGCAGGAACCGTTGGCCGCCCACATGTGGCCGCCGCTCTGGTCGAGGGGGGCTACGCCGCAAGTGTGGCCGATGCCTTCAACCGCTATCTTGGACGCAATGGCCCAGGCTACGTGCCGCGCTATAAGCTCGCGCCGCTCGACGCCATCAAACTCATCAACAGCGTACACGGCCTGCCGGTGATGGCCCATCCAGCCGGAATCTCTGGGCTTGAACACCTGCTTCCCTCTCTCTGCGAAGCTGGTCTGGTCGGTATCGAGGTGTACTACGGCGAATACGACGCCCAAACAGTAGAGTACCTGAAGAGCCTTGCTGATTATTATCATCTCATCCCCACTGGCGGCAGCGACTATCATGGGCCAGGCATTCATCCCACCCAGCTTGGCGCGCGCGCGGTTCCTGAAGAAAGCGTGGCGCGTCTACGCACAAGCGCCCTGGAGCGCCGCCGTACTCCCGCGCCCGCGTTTGAGCTACCCCCTTATCGGATGTAG